A section of the Serratia liquefaciens ATCC 27592 genome encodes:
- a CDS encoding NUDIX hydrolase, translated as MTDKHFGGAKIALLCGNSVLTYQRDDKPDIPWPGCWDLPGGGRENDETPLQCVQRETLEEFGLRIAAGQVLHQQRYEGIFAGYPPTWFMLGEITPQQIAAIRFGDEGQRWQMMTLDRFIHHPQGISHLQQRLAEHLQR; from the coding sequence ATGACGGATAAGCATTTTGGTGGCGCGAAAATCGCGCTGTTGTGCGGCAACAGCGTGCTGACCTATCAGCGAGACGACAAGCCCGACATTCCCTGGCCTGGCTGCTGGGATCTGCCCGGTGGCGGGCGCGAAAACGACGAAACGCCGCTGCAATGCGTGCAGCGGGAAACCCTGGAAGAGTTCGGCCTGCGGATTGCCGCGGGGCAGGTTCTTCACCAGCAGCGCTACGAGGGGATTTTCGCCGGCTATCCACCGACCTGGTTTATGCTGGGCGAAATCACCCCGCAGCAGATTGCCGCCATCCGCTTTGGCGATGAAGGGCAGCGTTGGCAGATGATGACACTCGACCGCTTTATCCATCACCCGCAGGGGATCTCCCATCTTCAACAGCGGCTGGCGGAGCACCTGCAGCGTTAG
- a CDS encoding DUF523 domain-containing protein: MPSKILFSACLAGFKVRYNGSDKPLPHLTLLRWQREGRLVVCCPELAAGFSTPRPSAEITPAAEGATVLAQRARVMEISGGDVTDSYLLGAHLALETARRHGCRFALLTDGSPSCGSQFIYDGSFSGQTKPGSGVTAELLRQNGIEVFSDRQLEALIARVEAEELP, encoded by the coding sequence ATGCCGTCAAAAATTTTATTCAGCGCCTGCTTGGCCGGTTTTAAGGTTCGCTATAACGGTTCCGATAAACCGTTGCCCCATCTCACCCTGCTGCGCTGGCAGCGCGAAGGCCGTTTAGTGGTTTGCTGCCCGGAACTGGCCGCCGGCTTCTCCACGCCACGTCCCTCAGCAGAAATCACTCCGGCCGCCGAAGGGGCCACGGTGCTCGCGCAACGGGCTCGGGTTATGGAGATCAGCGGCGGTGACGTCACCGACAGTTACCTGCTTGGCGCCCATCTGGCGCTGGAAACCGCGCGGCGCCACGGCTGCCGCTTTGCCCTGCTCACCGACGGCAGCCCGTCCTGCGGCAGCCAATTTATCTACGACGGTTCTTTCAGCGGCCAGACCAAACCCGGCAGCGGCGTCACCGCCGAACTGCTGCGTCAGAATGGCATTGAGGTCTTTTCCGACCGTCAGTTGGAGGCGCTGATCGCCCGGGTGGAGGCCGAGGAGCTACCCTAA
- a CDS encoding Rossmann-fold NAD(P)-binding domain-containing protein translates to MKVIIFGASGMVGQGALRECLLDPQVTEVLSIGRSELAQSDAKLRQLTLPDLSDLSALETQLSGYDACFFCLGVSSAGMSEARYRALTYDLTLAAGRPLARLNPNMVFIYVSGVGTDSSEQGRSMWARVKGATENALLALPFHAVMFRPGVIVPLHGIRSRTRLYDLLYRLFKPLWFGAQRLFPNQVTTTERIGLAMLAVARRETDLRILEPVEINRLALPSAG, encoded by the coding sequence ATGAAAGTGATAATATTCGGTGCCAGCGGCATGGTCGGGCAAGGCGCACTGCGCGAATGTCTGCTCGATCCGCAGGTGACGGAAGTGCTGAGCATCGGCCGCAGTGAACTGGCGCAAAGCGATGCCAAGCTCCGCCAACTGACGTTGCCCGATCTGAGTGATTTATCCGCCCTGGAGACTCAGCTCAGCGGCTACGACGCCTGCTTCTTCTGCCTTGGCGTATCTTCCGCCGGCATGAGCGAAGCACGCTACCGTGCCCTGACCTACGATCTGACGCTGGCTGCGGGCCGCCCGCTGGCGCGGTTAAACCCGAACATGGTCTTTATTTATGTCTCCGGCGTCGGCACCGACAGCAGCGAGCAAGGCCGCAGCATGTGGGCACGGGTCAAGGGCGCAACCGAAAATGCCTTGTTGGCGCTGCCGTTCCATGCGGTGATGTTCCGCCCGGGCGTTATCGTGCCGCTGCACGGCATCCGCTCCCGAACCCGGCTTTATGATCTGCTGTACCGGCTTTTTAAACCGCTGTGGTTTGGCGCCCAACGGCTGTTCCCCAATCAGGTCACCACCACCGAACGTATCGGACTGGCAATGTTGGCCGTGGCACGGCGCGAGACAGACTTGCGCATCCTTGAACCGGTGGAGATTAACCGTTTGGCCCTGCCCTCGGCGGGTTGA
- a CDS encoding AraC family transcriptional regulator: MSSDQIPVSSALAIRLKALGVDIEKLGQLAGLPSGLLSHGREKVKLSTRQFFDIWQALPRLTDDTAFGLRLGSDVAPEHYDIASVAALHSATLGEALQKVARYKRLVCPEELTLTEDGEAVRLHTRWTMAEGHAPELLVDAMFASITTLCRRGTGLAIQPRAIELTRHHDPASPLLRHFSCPIRFDAPLDVLIFDRALMQQPFITYNQDMLAVLLPGLEAELAKVEQDDSLPARVMAILTRSMRGQRPSVNSVAAELYLSPRTLQRRLQQHGYSYQQLLDKTRHRTACHLLSDTDLEPGEIAFVLGFEELNSFSRAFMQWESQTPNRWRHQRIAGRQENRL, from the coding sequence ATGAGCAGCGATCAAATCCCGGTCTCCAGCGCCTTAGCCATTCGTCTCAAAGCGCTGGGGGTGGATATTGAAAAGCTTGGTCAACTGGCCGGCCTCCCCAGCGGGCTACTCAGCCACGGGCGCGAAAAGGTCAAGCTTTCCACCAGGCAATTTTTTGATATTTGGCAGGCGCTCCCGCGCCTGACCGATGATACGGCCTTTGGTCTTCGCCTCGGCAGTGACGTCGCACCCGAGCATTACGATATCGCTTCGGTCGCGGCGCTGCATTCTGCGACGCTGGGGGAGGCCTTGCAAAAAGTCGCCCGCTACAAGCGGTTGGTGTGTCCCGAAGAACTGACGCTGACGGAAGACGGCGAGGCCGTGCGGTTGCACACCCGTTGGACCATGGCCGAAGGTCATGCCCCTGAGCTGTTGGTGGACGCCATGTTTGCGTCCATCACCACTCTGTGCCGTCGTGGCACCGGCCTGGCTATTCAACCGAGGGCGATTGAACTGACGCGGCACCACGATCCCGCTTCGCCGTTGCTGCGCCATTTTAGCTGTCCGATCCGCTTCGACGCCCCGTTGGACGTGTTGATATTTGATCGTGCGCTGATGCAGCAGCCCTTTATCACCTATAACCAGGACATGCTGGCCGTGCTGCTGCCTGGGCTGGAAGCCGAGTTGGCCAAGGTCGAGCAGGACGACAGTTTGCCCGCACGGGTGATGGCGATCCTCACCCGTAGCATGCGCGGACAACGACCCAGCGTAAACAGCGTGGCTGCCGAGTTGTACCTCAGCCCACGCACCCTGCAGCGTCGTCTGCAACAGCACGGCTACAGCTATCAGCAACTGTTGGATAAAACCCGCCACCGTACGGCCTGTCATCTGCTGTCGGATACCGATCTGGAGCCCGGTGAAATTGCCTTCGTGCTCGGGTTCGAAGAACTGAATTCATTTAGCCGTGCCTTTATGCAATGGGAATCACAAACGCCGAACCGTTGGCGTCATCAACGCATCGCCGGGCGTCAGGAGAACAGGTTATGA
- a CDS encoding oxidoreductase has product MSQSQVWLITGSSRGLGQQLAQAVLAAGHRLVATARQPQQLQPLVEQYGEQVVTVALDVTDAVAAKRAVQTAIDSFGRLDVVVNNAGYGNIAPVEDADEADFRAQVDTNFYGVFNVTRAALPVLRQQGSGHIIQISTIGARLGVPGLSAYHTAKWAVEGFSESLAKEIAPFGVKVTLVEPGGFRTDWAGSSMTIAPVSAAYQATLGPMLDYLQQHNGHQPGDPAKAAQVILQIAEMDEPPLRLLLGSDAVFIAGQVQAEREAADAKFRYLSLSTDRDDSQPDHETMAALVAGKS; this is encoded by the coding sequence ATGTCTCAGTCTCAGGTATGGTTAATTACCGGCAGTTCACGCGGTTTGGGCCAGCAGTTGGCGCAGGCTGTTTTGGCCGCCGGCCACCGTCTGGTCGCGACCGCACGCCAGCCACAGCAGTTACAGCCGCTGGTGGAACAGTACGGTGAGCAAGTGGTCACCGTGGCGTTGGACGTTACTGACGCCGTGGCCGCCAAACGTGCGGTACAGACAGCAATAGACAGCTTCGGCCGACTGGATGTGGTGGTCAACAATGCCGGCTATGGCAACATCGCGCCGGTGGAAGATGCCGATGAAGCCGATTTCCGCGCCCAGGTCGATACCAATTTCTATGGCGTTTTTAACGTCACCCGCGCGGCGCTACCGGTGCTGCGTCAACAGGGCAGCGGCCATATCATTCAGATCTCCACCATAGGCGCACGCCTTGGCGTACCGGGTCTGAGCGCTTACCACACCGCCAAGTGGGCGGTCGAAGGCTTCTCCGAATCGCTGGCAAAAGAAATTGCGCCCTTCGGCGTGAAGGTGACCCTGGTTGAACCCGGCGGCTTCCGCACCGACTGGGCCGGCTCATCAATGACCATCGCCCCTGTCAGCGCCGCTTATCAGGCAACGCTTGGGCCCATGCTAGACTACTTGCAACAGCATAACGGCCACCAACCCGGCGACCCGGCCAAGGCCGCGCAGGTTATCTTGCAGATCGCCGAGATGGATGAACCCCCGCTGCGCCTGTTACTCGGCAGCGATGCGGTATTTATCGCCGGACAGGTGCAGGCCGAACGTGAAGCGGCGGATGCCAAATTCCGTTACCTCAGCCTGAGCACCGACCGGGACGATAGCCAACCGGATCACGAAACCATGGCGGCGTTGGTGGCTGGCAAATCATAA
- a CDS encoding aminotransferase-like domain-containing protein gives MTRYATLAALLSQRIEQGLYPAGDRLPSVRALSLEHGVSISTVQQAYRLLEETQLVEARPKSGYFVQRRRTLAELPAVTRPVQRPVDISQWEQVLELIRNKPREDVIQLGRGMPDISEPTLKPLTKALGTLGRHGDLRSLLYDSIQGVIGLREQIARLLLDSGCQISADQLVITTGCHEALFTGLRAVCQPGDIVAVDSPCFHGTMQTLKGLGMKALEIPTDPLTGISLEALELALEQWPVKTILLTPNCNNPLGYIMPEERKQRLLTLAQRYDVTIIEDDVYGDIAYQYPRPRTIKSFDEDGRVLLCSSFSKTLAPGLRIGWIAPGRYLERVLHMKYIGTGSTATQPQLAIAEFIRHGHYLQHLRRMRTRYQQNRDVMTGWIMKYFPPGTRVSQPRGGFMLWIELDEAFDTLRLNRHLEQQGVQIAVGSIFSASGKYRNCLRINYAPKLTPEIEQAVQRVGETIQMLMLAHAPERDITLARSD, from the coding sequence ATGACACGCTACGCCACCCTGGCCGCGCTCCTTAGCCAACGCATCGAACAGGGGCTCTATCCGGCCGGCGATCGTCTGCCGTCGGTGCGCGCGCTAAGCCTGGAACACGGCGTCAGCATCAGCACGGTGCAACAGGCCTATCGCCTGCTGGAAGAGACCCAACTGGTGGAAGCGCGCCCCAAATCCGGCTATTTCGTACAAAGGCGCCGCACTCTGGCCGAGCTTCCCGCCGTCACCCGTCCGGTGCAGCGACCGGTGGATATTTCGCAGTGGGAGCAGGTACTGGAACTGATCCGAAATAAACCGCGCGAAGATGTGATCCAGCTCGGCCGTGGCATGCCGGATATCAGCGAACCTACGCTGAAACCGTTGACCAAAGCGCTGGGCACCCTGGGCCGTCACGGCGATCTGCGCAGCCTGCTCTACGACAGCATTCAAGGCGTTATCGGCTTGCGTGAACAAATCGCCCGGCTGCTGCTGGACTCCGGTTGCCAGATTAGCGCCGACCAGCTGGTGATCACCACCGGCTGCCACGAGGCGTTGTTCACCGGCCTGCGCGCCGTCTGCCAGCCGGGGGATATCGTGGCGGTAGACTCCCCCTGCTTTCACGGCACCATGCAAACGCTGAAAGGGTTGGGCATGAAGGCGTTGGAAATCCCTACCGATCCGCTGACCGGGATCAGCCTGGAGGCGCTGGAACTGGCGCTGGAGCAGTGGCCGGTGAAAACCATTCTGTTGACGCCCAACTGCAATAACCCCTTGGGTTACATTATGCCGGAGGAGCGTAAACAGCGTTTGCTGACGCTGGCGCAGCGCTACGATGTGACGATCATCGAAGACGACGTATACGGTGATATCGCCTACCAATACCCAAGGCCTCGCACCATCAAATCCTTCGATGAAGACGGCCGGGTATTGCTGTGCAGCTCGTTCTCCAAAACGCTGGCACCCGGCCTGCGCATCGGCTGGATTGCCCCAGGGCGTTATCTGGAGCGCGTGTTGCACATGAAATATATCGGCACCGGCTCTACCGCGACCCAGCCGCAGCTGGCGATTGCCGAATTCATCCGCCACGGCCACTATCTGCAACATTTGCGGCGCATGCGTACCCGCTACCAGCAGAACCGGGACGTGATGACCGGATGGATTATGAAGTACTTCCCGCCCGGTACCCGTGTTAGCCAACCACGCGGCGGCTTTATGCTGTGGATTGAGCTGGATGAAGCGTTTGATACCCTGCGGCTAAATCGCCATTTGGAACAACAGGGTGTGCAGATCGCCGTCGGCAGCATTTTTTCCGCCTCCGGTAAATACCGTAACTGCCTGCGTATCAACTATGCGCCCAAGCTGACGCCAGAGATTGAACAAGCGGTGCAACGGGTTGGCGAGACCATTCAAATGCTGATGCTGGCGCACGCCCCAGAGCGCGACATCACATTGGCGCGATCGGATTAA
- a CDS encoding DUF1127 domain-containing protein, with protein sequence MSISVESEPVQHRARFPLWQLYLQRYRTRRSLLQLDDAQLADIGLSRAQAMQEGRKPFWRT encoded by the coding sequence ATGAGCATTTCTGTTGAGAGCGAACCGGTACAACACCGGGCGAGATTTCCACTTTGGCAGTTGTACCTGCAGCGTTATCGCACCCGTAGATCTTTGTTGCAGTTGGACGATGCCCAACTGGCGGACATTGGTCTGTCGCGCGCGCAGGCAATGCAAGAAGGGCGCAAGCCTTTTTGGAGAACATAA
- a CDS encoding glutathione S-transferase family protein, which translates to MLKLLGKASSINVRKVLWTSHELALPLTREDWGSGFRSTQTPEFLALNPNGLVPVLIDGDRVLWESNTICRYLAGREGRQDLLPTEPGARAAVEMWMDWQATDLNNAWRYVFMSRVRQDAAYQDQERLAAAEREWNRLMGMLEQHLAQGNAYIAGTTFSLADVVIGLSLNRWLMTPFSRPDYPGLQGYLQRLQQRPGFLLYGANGLP; encoded by the coding sequence ATGTTGAAATTGTTGGGTAAGGCCTCGTCGATCAATGTGCGCAAAGTATTGTGGACCAGCCATGAACTGGCGTTGCCGCTGACCAGAGAAGACTGGGGCAGTGGTTTTCGCTCCACGCAAACACCGGAGTTTTTGGCCCTCAACCCCAATGGCCTGGTGCCGGTATTGATTGACGGCGATCGGGTGCTGTGGGAATCCAACACGATTTGTCGTTACCTGGCGGGCCGGGAAGGGCGTCAGGATCTGTTGCCGACAGAACCGGGCGCACGGGCAGCGGTAGAAATGTGGATGGACTGGCAGGCCACCGATCTCAACAACGCCTGGCGCTATGTTTTCATGTCGCGAGTTCGCCAGGATGCCGCCTACCAGGATCAGGAGCGACTGGCAGCGGCGGAGCGGGAGTGGAACAGGTTAATGGGCATGCTCGAACAGCATTTGGCGCAGGGGAATGCTTATATTGCTGGCACGACCTTTAGCCTGGCGGATGTGGTCATTGGGCTGTCGCTCAATCGTTGGCTGATGACGCCTTTCTCGCGCCCGGATTACCCAGGGTTACAAGGGTATTTGCAACGGCTGCAACAGCGGCCGGGTTTCTTGCTGTATGGTGCCAACGGGTTGCCGTGA
- a CDS encoding Gfo/Idh/MocA family protein — protein sequence MKQVRVGLIGTGYIGRCHAIAYAQAATVFPLKGELVLEMLAEVTPELAQQRAAEFGFSRSTADWRQLVADPAIDVVDICAPNFLHKEMALEAIRHGKHVYSEKPLALDAKDAAEMVQAARAKGVKTLVGFNYMKNPTSQLAREIIANGEIGEVVHFYGTHNEDYLADPRTPIDWHCRKATAGLGALGDLAAHIVNMAHYLVGDIVAVSGDMQTIIKQRPDAKDPTLMHQVENEDQASALVRFAGGAMGTIETSRIACGRKMGLTYVVTGTKGTLSYTQERMAELKLYRHDEPAERQGFKTLLVGPKHPDYAAFCISAGHGIGFNDQKTVEIRDLVNGIAAGDRMWPDFEEGWKVSCVLDAIAASAEQRRWLEINRD from the coding sequence ATGAAACAGGTACGCGTTGGTTTAATTGGCACCGGCTACATTGGGCGCTGCCACGCTATTGCTTATGCGCAGGCTGCCACGGTATTTCCACTGAAGGGGGAACTGGTGTTGGAAATGCTGGCGGAAGTGACGCCGGAGCTGGCGCAGCAGCGCGCTGCTGAATTTGGTTTCTCTCGTTCGACCGCCGACTGGCGCCAGCTGGTGGCCGATCCGGCTATTGATGTGGTGGATATCTGCGCGCCGAATTTCCTGCATAAGGAGATGGCGCTGGAAGCGATTCGCCACGGCAAACACGTTTATTCTGAAAAACCGCTGGCGTTGGACGCCAAAGACGCCGCTGAAATGGTGCAGGCCGCTCGCGCCAAGGGGGTTAAAACGCTGGTGGGTTTCAACTATATGAAGAACCCGACCAGCCAGCTGGCGCGCGAAATTATCGCCAATGGCGAGATTGGCGAAGTGGTGCATTTTTACGGCACCCACAATGAAGATTATCTCGCCGATCCGCGTACGCCTATCGACTGGCACTGCCGCAAGGCCACGGCCGGGTTAGGCGCGCTGGGCGATTTGGCGGCGCATATTGTCAACATGGCGCATTACCTGGTGGGTGACATTGTGGCGGTCTCCGGCGATATGCAGACCATCATCAAACAGCGCCCGGATGCGAAAGACCCTACGCTGATGCATCAGGTTGAAAATGAGGATCAGGCCAGCGCGCTGGTGCGTTTTGCCGGTGGCGCCATGGGTACCATCGAGACTTCACGCATTGCCTGCGGGCGCAAGATGGGGCTGACCTACGTGGTCACCGGAACCAAGGGTACGTTAAGTTACACCCAGGAGCGAATGGCGGAGCTGAAGCTGTATCGTCACGATGAGCCGGCGGAGCGCCAGGGGTTTAAAACGCTGCTGGTAGGCCCTAAGCATCCGGATTACGCCGCCTTCTGTATTAGCGCAGGGCACGGCATTGGTTTTAACGATCAGAAAACGGTGGAGATCCGCGACCTGGTTAACGGCATTGCCGCCGGTGATCGCATGTGGCCTGACTTTGAAGAGGGCTGGAAAGTATCTTGCGTGCTGGATGCGATAGCCGCCTCCGCCGAACAGCGGCGCTGGCTGGAAATTAATCGCGATTAA